Genomic window (Magnolia sinica isolate HGM2019 chromosome 10, MsV1, whole genome shotgun sequence):
GTTGGCAAGGCTCCACACAAGGTGGTCTTTGCTAACCTCacccatttattttttaaattttttttaaaagttaactAACCTCACCCAAAACTTATGCTTTGGGTCCAAGAATCAGGTTAGTCATAGATCTGGGGAGCCAAACCTATGCAGAAGAAGTGGACAGTCAGCATTTAATGTAAATGTGTGGCCATCAGATGAGTGGACAGACCTAAATTCTGCACAAGGAAAGCCATATAGTGGCTTGCACCTGATGAGCAGCTTTGCATCCATGTAAGCATTTTGGACCCCCGAGCCTACACTATAAATAGTTGCTCCCACTTTAAATAAGCATCTTACATCCAAAGATTAATACATTAATACAAGTCAAACATTACGGTAACTCTTTGTTATATTGAAGCACTGAAGATTGGTAAGGGGtaaaaaaatccaaacattctCATTCTACAGTTTGAAAACATCAACCAAATATCTTATGCTATTCAAAAATGAGGTAGCCAAAATAGGAACCATAAAATAGAACAAACTTTCAGTGGATTTCTCCTCAAACAAAGTCACAGTTATTAATTCCCTTTCTACAATCACATAATACCAATGTTTTGAAAATCAAAACTTGAACAAAAAGTCTTCTCATTTACCTTCGTTTCAAATATATAATCAAAACTTATGATGCTGAAGACATAGGCAAAATAAGCGTTGCTATTTAGATGATAAACTTGGCCCACTATGTAGGATCCATGCCCTTGTTGTCCACTTCAAGGCATCAAATACTGCAATTCCAATAGATAAAGACACAtcagaaatgaaaagaagaaaatctgtAAGCTTTTCTCAGAGTGTAATTTTCCATGGAAAGTGTGTAATTGTTTCAATTTCATATAAAAGGGGAGGCCAAGGAAATGAATTAAATTTATTTGAGATACAACAAAAATGTGATATCACTTTAGTCTGAGACAATGTTCCAAGTAACAGCATTGCTGCAAGTTTCGATGGCTAGAGATATGGAAGCAATATCGATATTTCAAATAATATCAATAACTAGAAATATACGaaagggaaacatgggaaaatagtggatttttcagtgaaacttcaggaaatgtaaaatacacatttgaatgtttagaaataaaaaattacaaaaagaatgtatacataataagttttcatttaatgggtcCTAAAAGCATTTGCTATCATAAGAAACCAGTTCAACCATCTCATTCATCCCTTTTATCCATCGCATTTGCTATCATAAGAAACCAGTTCAACCATCTCATTCATCCTCTTtatccatctatccatctaaccatatatccaaacattcatcaatatttcaaaatactgacaacacatgatattttatgGAGAAATCCTCGATAACTGGAaatgaaacgaaagattgtggttttGATATTGCCCATGttgtgataatgataatatcgcaATATAATCATATTGTTGTCTTTAAACACTGcgtacaaccatgcacccataaaaaacattacatgaatttttttaaataaaaatatttttggcgatatcgatatattggcaatattataaaaatatcacggatacactggcaatacaagcaacatgtggaatttacacagtcaaaaatattggccatacttagcaatacatcgaCAGTACTTGGGATTTTTTAGACTACTAGTGTTATTGCTATTGCTACTAGTGTTAGCGATATTGCCAAGCTAGAGATAtagataatatcagggatatttcgataatatcaggaTACTCCAAACAATAGTCTAAGatactgacgcaggggaggacgtgaggtcgagcactgtcttcctcaggaagataattattccgaattcacggaacttctctagactcctcataaagacttctcaaatccacgaggaaagaaagcaagaaaatagaaataaattctaataaatttgaaattgaataatgaatgaaataaaaacgagttcacaaccctttaaacaaGGATATCaagcaatgtgaaagaaatcagattcaaactacaactaaaactcctagaattcgtgacttactataaatagtaaacttactatttatagacggttgtgatgtctactagtgctcaAGGTTTTccgctaaaaatagtaagtgtcctatttggcttcaccaagttgttctcctaatttttctaagatcttttcacgttgggtgcaactcctaaagcccaacggatgaagagttgtaatcaaactaaaacttactatttatagtaaaaacggaattaaaatagggaaacgaccatcgatccggtggtatttcgcaaatccggctcaGGCAAtctggcatagccgggttggttggctaaagtagctcgttctaccccaaaatcatatatttcacgtccgataactcattccggattgtgagatatgcctgacttaaggtccgacggtccggatcacttttgtcattgaccgggccttttctgatccatcttggtcatgtaactgtccgcgaccctctctacatcagatACGGCAACTTTTGAAGTCATATGATGTGCTTAGAATTGAGGAACTCCAAAATGAGTCTTGCTCCACAGAATTCCTGGGGTGTGGGGTCCCTGCTTTCGGTGATCCTTCCATGGAATTGACTCACCTGATTTTTAGGTTGTGGCATCAACAagtggggacccacctgatggacagcttggatgttgCACATCTTCCATACATGCCTATGTTGGCTTGCACAAGCTCGAGACTTTCCAACCTCAATGCATCTCTCTAAGCATTTGATATAATGATGATTAGTTGTTGAGGTCCATTCTTGGCTCAAACAATTATGCATAAGGCAAGTACACACGATTGCATATTTTGAAGATTTGAAACATCCCACCGGTGGACCCTTGACCCTTGTGTGGCTGGACGGTCTAAAAATCACATTGGCAATTGCATCCTTATCATCCGAATGGTGTCCCTCAAACAGGGTTACAAGAAAAAATGGCCGAAGTTTATCAAATCTATATGGTGTAAAAACACATAAGGATgaaagaaaagtttcaatggtcacaaCAGTGCTACTTTTATGCAATGGGGCATCAATGGTATGGTCTTCCAACCATACAGCCATGTGGGCCTCTTCATTGATAGAGAAAGAATGGGTTCACAAGTGAGATCCACACAAAACGTTCTGTTTTTTGAGGTAATTCATCCAATAGTTGGTATGCATGACGTACAGCAGTTATCACGCAATGTTCTGTCCAAAGGATTACAGAGTACTATtttgattttcagtttgtacaagtgggcccattgTTCAGTGACCCAAAATGCTGACATTGTGGCCCGCACTATGAACAGTGCACCAAAAATACGAACAGTAGCCCTGCTTGTAGAAACTGAAAAATTAGGACAATAACATAGCGATAACGAAACTAGAAGTTAAAATGGCAATGATTATTGTTGACAACATcaataaagaagagagagaacaACAAGAAGCAAATCTCACCCGCTTTGCTTTGGAGAGATCACGTATTTGCTAGTCACAAGAACACCATATCCACATCTTATTCGTGTATGTTAGTGGAGGGTACGTGTTGAATCTTATGCCAatcctcttcctctctttctcgaagcctcactttcaattgttgaggcatgtcctgcaacatcaattttcaattttaggtcATCCAACCATATCACCACGTGGGCCAACTCATCCATAGAGAAAGAAATGGGACAAATAAATATGATCCATACAAAACATTtcttgttgagccatttcatccaacagttagcatgcatgacATTTTACACAATggaatttttagtttttaaagaaaataataataatagcacagcaagaaagaaactaagaatttaaaatgGCCACAAGTATAGTTGAAAGTATGAATGAAAAGGAGAGAAATAAAATGAAAGAAGTAATAAATCTCACCGGCTTTACATTGCAGAACGAAAGTCAGTCTTCAATCGTCGGCAACAAAAGAAATTTAGATGTAAAAGACTCGACATGGCTCCTTCCTCAACTCTCCACCCCTCTAAATTAAGTAAGTTATGAACATCCAAGGACTCAAGCTGAGGAAACCCTTGCGAAGAGCAGACCATTTGCCTTCCCAAGTATGAAAGCTCAAGCAATCTGAGAATCCGAAGGTTTTTTAGTTTCTCCAGTGTCATCATTGGGTCTTGCACTAAGCAGGAGAATTCCAAGGTAAGCTTTGTGAGATTTGGTGAGAATTCATGAAACTCTGGTAGCCTCGCTAACCCTCCACGCAAACACAGCTTATACAGATGCAACAGATTTGAAATTAGTGGAAGTGGGATTAGACCGTAACGGTAACCATGTAACGTCAGAGACTGGAGTTGGACTAATTTGGGAATAGAGTCGAACAATCTCTTTCGATGTATACTGAAATCTATTCTCTCTATTTTTAGTTTCCTAAGATTAATCAGCTCTCCCAAGCAATCCTGTATCCAGTCGTCGGCATCGATGCTTGTTAGAGTCTGTAGGTTACTCGAACAACTGAGCTCCCCTGCTTTAGGCCCTTCACCTTTGATTCTTCCTGGTACACGAACATGCCTTAACTGCTGCATCTTCCAAATTTCACTAGGGATATCCATTTTATTAGGACTATCTACCTCTAGTGTTTGTAAATTGCAAAGATTGGCTATTGATGATGGGAGTCTTCTCAGACGGGTCACGCATCCCGTAAGACCAAGGTATCTCAAGTGTATGAGTGTACCTATTTCAGTTGGAAACTCATCGACACGTATTCCGTGTAAATGTAAAACATTAAGCAAATGAAATCGTCTGTAAAGAAGATCCAGCTGATTCTTTCCAATTTCTTCTCTGTCTAGGCTGAGAGACAGGATGGAACGAAGGCATGGATTGGATTGGTTTAAGGAAGTGTACTTACTGATGCCATGATGCACAAAAAGTCGACGTGCTttacatggagagagagaatttGTGTCCCCATTGAGAAAATTTTCAGCCCGGGCTTTTGAGATGGAGAGATCTCGAAGAAGATCATGGATGCGACAGCTTTTAACTCCCCCCATGGAACTTCCTTTCACTATTTGAATCAGACTTCTCTGGTTTAGCTCCACCAGACAATCTTCTGCAGCTTCCTCAAATGTTTCAGCCCCTCTTGATTGTACAAATCCTTCTGCAACCCACAACTGAATCAACTTCTTGGCAGAGATTTCAGAGTCTTCGGGAAAAACTCCAAGATATAAAAAGCATAACTTCAAGTGATGGGGTAGATCTTCATAGCTTAAAGCTAATATTCTCCCAATTTTTAATTCGTCTTCAACAAATTGCCTGCTAAGGCTATTCAGTACTTTCTCCCATTCACGTGGGAGCCTTGCTTTCCTTGATAACAGGCCTCCAATGACAACGACTGCAAGAGGTAGACCGTGACATTTTGCCACAATCTTCCTTCCAAACACCTCTAAATTTGTGGGGAAACTGCTATATTGCTCTAAGAATGTCCTCTTACAAAATAATTTCCAGCTTTCATCTTCACCTAGAAGTTTCAGCTCATGAAGACTGCTCCGGACATCTGCAGAAGAAGCTACTTCTTTGTTCCGAGTGGTAAGCAGGACTCGACTTCCGTCATTCCCATCTGGAAAAGCAGCTGCTAAATCATCCCATGCTTCGGTCTTCCACATATCATCTAACACCAAAAGATATCTTCTTGCCTCCAAATGCTTGAAAAGCTCCTCCTTCAACTTAGTGATGTTCATCTCATGATGTTCTGTAGTGAGAATCATAAAGCATCTCATAATGCTATGCAGAAGATCCCTCACATCATAGTCTTGAGACACATGTATCCATGCACGACCATGGAAATGGTTCTTAACATCATCATGATTATAAACTTTCCTTGCAAGAGTAGTCTTGCCGAGACCACCCATTCCGACTATAGAAATCACGCATCGCCGCGAGTCACCCCCAATCAACCGTGCCACCAAGGTATTTATGTCATCTTGGAAACCGACGACTTCTGTATCTTCCAGTAGAGGAGAAGTTCTCCTCTGCTCTTGCAAACTTTTCCTCATGGAATTGCTTCCTTCACCTCTGCAGAGATTTTTAATGCCATAACTCTTTCTTCTGTGACGGATCTGAACAAGTTCGCTCTTTATCTCTTTGATCTTCTTGCCTAGCTGATGCCGAGCACTTGGTTCATCAACGAAGGAAGTAAAGATCTGGGAGTAACCAACTGAACCTCTTCTCCTGCTCTGTTCTATTTGAAGGATGAAGGTGTCGATGACGTCCTCTGCTTTGTAAGCAATGTCTCTTACAGCAGCTACCCATTTCTTCACCCTTTCGTCATTTTGTTCCACGTCTGCATCTTTTAAGAAGGCCTTCATCCACTCCAATTCTTCTTTGAGCCACTCGACCTGACCACTTACTTCGAAGAGGGCGGCTCCTTGGCGGACAAGGAGATCTCCAAGTTTTCCTATGACAAAGGAAACGATGGCTTCAGCAATCATCTTAGCCTCTCTTCTTCTCACAAGCAAATGCACTTTGTTCAAAACTCACTAATGCAGAATGAAAGCCACCCTTCTCTCACTAATCCTTTCTTTCACCAGCAACTTTTGCttttgagtttttatttatttttaatgaagcCGCTAACTTTAGGCTAATTTTAAAAATAAGCCTATTATTTACATATTTTAAGTAAACCACTTACTTTGGCGACGACCCAacttggtgcggcccaccatagtatttataaGACATATCTTTTGCCTGCTCGTTTTATAGCATAACCCTGAAATtaaggcagatacaaagctcaaatcGGCCACATGGGAAATTAGTTGagattgaatactcaccgttgaaatattcacgggccacaaaagctttgtatCATATTAACATTTTTGTTCTTTTCAGTTTATTTAAGGAATGACATTGAGGGCCTGTTTGCTAAATACGGAGTTTGAAGCTGAATCTGAAATccaaatctaaagtctaaatatAAAGTCAGAAAATTAGTATTGAGCCTGGATCAACCCATTTGTAACTAATGTCccaaatgtctgaaatatgttaatttgacacatttgcccgtCTTCACGGGGaacaatcatgattgaatccccaccattaaaagcttcatggattccaccaaaatatttatttgctatccagcCTATTGATAAGGTGAAAAAGACCTAGACgaagagaccatacaaatatcatcttaatcctaagcttttgtggcccacaagaaatttttaattgtCATTTACTATTGTTTCATGTACTAtggtctatttgagatttggatctgcttcattttctggatcatgcCTAAGAATAAGCTTTGGACAcgaatgaacaacatggatgtagtcacaaacattacggtgggccccattgtcaAGAGTCCTACCCACCTAAGTGGATCCGGATTGCATACTATGTTAGTAGCCCCTAGCTATTGGatggtgttgtgtggcccacatcatcatgtatgtgttttatccatgtcatccattcatttttccatatcgttttagggaatgataccaaaaatgagggaggtccaaatctcacgtggagcggtgattgaacgcccaccattaaaagcttcttgggacctaaaaagttttgaatgaagttgagatttgtgtttttccttcatccaagtccgtgtgatctaatgaacaaagtggatggcaaataaacattatagtgagacctagaaaggttttaatgatgggttctcaatcaccattgttttcttgtggtgtggtccactttagatttggatatgtctcaattttgggctcatgccataaaatgatttggaaaaataggaGGACagcgtggacaaaacacatacatcatggtgccacCCTGTCCAATAGCCTGCTCCAACGTCAATAGGCAATTAGTATGGGGAGCCAATTCGGTGACCTCTTatgtgtattgacgtcaacaagtttagtgggccccaacatgatgtatgtgttatatccaagctgtTTGTCCATTTGGTGAGAACGTTTTAAGggctgagcccaaaaatgatacaaatccaaagctcaagtggaccatagttcagaaagcagtgggaattagacatctaccattgaaaccttcttgagggtcacagaagttttagacccatctgatatttggtttttcccttcatccaagtctgcacgaccttatgaacagtttgatgaacagtttggatggaaaataaacatcatggtggaccctatgaatgtttcaacagtgggaatcatctTTCCCAGTTTTTTGTggcttggtccacttgagcttttaatatgactcatttttagcctcatgctCTATGCTTATCTCgtcaaatagatgaacgatgtggatataacacatacatcatagtaaaccccacaaaacttagtgatgtCGAC
Coding sequences:
- the LOC131217462 gene encoding disease resistance protein RPP13-like — encoded protein: MIAEAIVSFVIGKLGDLLVRQGAALFEVSGQVEWLKEELEWMKAFLKDADVEQNDERVKKWVAAVRDIAYKAEDVIDTFILQIEQSRRRGSVGYSQIFTSFVDEPSARHQLGKKIKEIKSELVQIRHRRKSYGIKNLCRGEGSNSMRKSLQEQRRTSPLLEDTEVVGFQDDINTLVARLIGGDSRRCVISIVGMGGLGKTTLARKVYNHDDVKNHFHGRAWIHVSQDYDVRDLLHSIMRCFMILTTEHHEMNITKLKEELFKHLEARRYLLVLDDMWKTEAWDDLAAAFPDGNDGSRVLLTTRNKEVASSADVRSSLHELKLLGEDESWKLFCKRTFLEQYSSFPTNLEVFGRKIVAKCHGLPLAVVVIGGLLSRKARLPREWEKVLNSLSRQFVEDELKIGRILALSYEDLPHHLKLCFLYLGVFPEDSEISAKKLIQLWVAEGFVQSRGAETFEEAAEDCLVELNQRSLIQIVKGSSMGGVKSCRIHDLLRDLSISKARAENFLNGDTNSLSPCKARRLFVHHGISKYTSLNQSNPCLRSILSLSLDREEIGKNQLDLLYRRFHLLNVLHLHGIRVDEFPTEIGTLIHLRYLGLTGCVTRLRRLPSSIANLCNLQTLEVDSPNKMDIPSEIWKMQQLRHVRVPGRIKGEGPKAGELSCSSNLQTLTSIDADDWIQDCLGELINLRKLKIERIDFSIHRKRLFDSIPKLVQLQSLTLHGYRYGLIPLPLISNLLHLYKLCLRGGLARLPEFHEFSPNLTKLTLEFSCLVQDPMMTLEKLKNLRILRLLELSYLGRQMVCSSQGFPQLESLDVHNLLNLEGWRVEEGAMSSLLHLNFFCCRRLKTDFRSAM